AGGCTTTTACGCGCAAGCACGCACCTCTCAACGCCAACAACCGTAAGTTTCGAGCGCTCGGTCGAGCTTGGCTCCGTTGACAAGGAACAGGAGCTAAGAGATCTCGATACTTTTTTTGCGTCGCAGTTTACAGAAGATGCCGATCTTTCAGATGAGCTATTTACTCCGGAGGAGAATCTTAATTACCCTGAATCCTCGGATCTATTTCCAACAGAAGATTCACAGGAACTATACGATGATGAGGGAGGGGTTCTGACAGATTCAGAAACGTGCTCTTTGGTCCGAATACACGGCCTTTCATCAAACTTTGGTAAGTACTCCGTTGTATTTGCTTCTGAGGCAACCTCCAGCATCTGTGACTCTGTTAACGATGATACTAACTTTGATCACGCATCTCCCGTGGTACGGGTCGAATTTTGTAACTCTAACAGCCGCAGTAATCGCTGGAACATTATCTCTAAACTTTGCAAAGAGCTTGCAACCATGAAGATCCCCGAGGAGGAGACTGGCAACTTAGGTACACTAGAGAGAGATTTCAGCAGCTCGGATATCTCCACTCATGAAAGCGAGGTGCTGCTATACTTCGGACGAATGCGCATCATTGCAAGCCGCTTTTAGTTACTACCTCTCTGCTCGCAGAGAACTCAGCAAATACAGCACGCGATGAAACCATCTCCCGGTCCAAGATAACCTTCGGAATGCCCCTAGATCCCCCGGCCTTTACGCACCTCTCAAAGAGTTTTCGACCCGGCTCACTCTGCTCTATATTTACCCGCGCAAATGGAATCTTTTCCGTATTAAGGGAGCTTTCAAGGGAACGGCAGGCCGGGCACCAGTCTGTCACCAGCGCTACGACCCTAGTTGAAGAGGGCTCATCAATCTCTTGCAGAAATTGAAGACGTTCCTGCTCTGACGCAAAGATGGTTTGTGGAGCAGCCTCGCGCAACAGTATCACCAAAACAAATAGCCCCAGCACTACCGGGACGCCCCAACGAGCCGCAAATTCTTTCATATTTAGTAACTCTGCTCCTCTCCGTTCTGTGACCTGTTAATACGTGGGGCCTCGCCCTCAACTGCAGAAACGCTGCCTCCGTTCGTTGACGGCTTAAATATCCCCTTAGCCATGGCTATTACGCCCGCAACATCACTTAAGTTGGCCGGAATAACAATCGTGTTAGCGGTCTGAGCGATTCGACCAAACTCAGGAAGATACTGCTCTGCGATACGAAGCTCCATCGCCAACCGTCCACCCTGTACCTCTAACGATTGCCCAACCATACGCAGCCCCTCAGCCGTAGCGCGAGCAACCTCAAGGATGGCCTCAGCTTGACCCTTGGCGGTATTAATCTGAGCCATCATGCTTGCTTCGGATGCCTTGATTTGACGCTGCTTCTCCCCCTCTGCGCCATTTATTGCCGAGTCACGTTGCCCCTCTGAAGAGAGGATCACAGCGCGCTTCTCTCGCTCGGCCTTCATCTGCTTCTCCATTGCGGTGATAACCTCCCGTGGTGGAGTGATATTCTTGATCTCATAGCGCAGAACTTTAACGCCCCAAGCCTCTGCCGCTTTATCAACCTCTACCACAACATTTGAATTGATATGAGCGCGGGCTTCGAAGGTCTTGTCTAGCTCGATCTTTCCGATCTCACTGCGCAAGGTTGTTTGTGCTAGCTGTGTCATACCGAAGAGGTAGTCATCGATACCGTACGAAGCAGACTGTGCATCAATGATGCGTATGTATAGAACTCCGTCGACAGCAACCTGGACGTTATCACTCGTAATACATACCTGCTCTGGGATATCGATCACCTGCTCCTTAACCGAGTGTCGATAGCGCACGATATCAAAATAAGGAATTAATACATGGAATCCCGCATCGAGCGTATCGCGGTATTGCCCTAATCGTTCAACTACATAACGCATCTGTTGCGGAACGATCACCGCTCCCTTGAAGATCGTCGTGATAACAAGCAATACCAAGACACCAGCAACTATCCCTATCATAGCATCATCCCCATCTATGTAATTTTTATGTAGACTGCGAACTTGAAAATTATCTCTTGCGGGTAACTCGCAACGTTACCCCTTCGGTATCAACCACCACACACTCAGAGCCTGCCGGGAGAACCTCGGCATCTATATTCTTAATACGCCAAGGCGAGCCCCAAAGCTCCCCGGAACCTAGCTGCCCTGGAGCGATCTCTTCAACAACTCTAATCTCTTTCCCTTTGGTATCATCAGCTCGGCCTTTAGCAACTCCGATGGCACCCTGAAGCCGCTTTCCAAAGACAAGCCAACTTATGACAGCTAGTACTGAAAATACAGCGGCCTGAATCGGCCAGGTCGGGAAAAGCCCACTTAAGACTAATAGACCGAGCAGCAGTCCGGATACTCCCAGTAGAAAAAGGAAGAATCCAGAGATAACCACTAGCTCCATGATACACAGAGCGAGCCCAGCGGCGATCCAAAACCATCCAGACATAGAAATATCTCCAAAAACAGTAACATCTGATATTAGCTCTAAATTAACCGAACTACTACAGCTCATTTTCTGCGCCACTTACAGAGTGCCTCCAAGCTGAGATACCCGTTTTTAATAAGGCTTTAGTAGTACCTAAATTCTATTTTCATCAGAGGCAAAACGTTGCAAGATCACAATCTACCGCCCCCGCCTGCGACCAGATACAACTTCATAACTATTTGAGACAAACGCAAAGGTGGCGTCCCAGATCGGTCTAACTGAACTGATTCTAATCAGCAACTGATGCCCCCGAATACTCTCTACCTGCCGAACCTCCTTAAAGGTTGGCAAGATAACTAAAACCCCGAACGCCCTGAGTACGCCTGAGATAGCGAAGAGCACAAGGAAGGGCGAAGGCTCTACGAAATAGGCTAATTGCCTGCCCCACGTGGAGGGCACATGCGTTACTAAAAAACCACCGAGCAACGACCCAGCAAATACCAGCACGCCGTTAATAATGGCCTGATAGGCGAAGCAGCGCGCGCGCTTTGATACGCTAACGGCATCAAACACAAAGTTGGCGGCCGCTAGACTGAACCCTGCCCAGAATATCCCGCTGTAAATCTGAACGAGGATAACGAACCAGAGCTTAGAGGATATCAACCATAATAAGGGATTAAACGAAACGAGTGTCCCACATACGGTCAGGATCTTGCGATTACCGAACTGGTCGCTAATAGCCCCCCAGGAGCGCATCACTAGGAACTGCGCCAACATTACCGCAGCAACAACCAGTGTGTACTCGTGGTATGAGTAGGAGAGATTATTAAGCATATACATCGCAAAGTATGGCCCACAGATAGCGGCCGAGAAGTTCATGAACGACACAAAAAACACAAACTTAACAAAGTTCGAGTGTTTTGCTCTGCTGATAAACTGCCAAAATGAGAACTTCGCCTCATGCGGAACGTGCAGCAGCGGGTCAGAGACCGTGCTTAGTGGAGATGCGGAGAGGTAGCGCGCGATTCCGGCCAGCGTCATAATCACCAGGAATCCGCACTCTGTCATCTTTCGCTCTGAGCAGTAGTGCATCACCTGTCCGGCGAAGAGCACACCGGCGAAGGTCAGGATCGCCATCCACTTATTGCGAAATCCAAAGAATTCGCCGCGCGATGTTGGTGGTATAATGTCCCCGGCGAGACTGCTCCAGACCGGCGCAAGCATACCGATTGTGATCTGATACAGTGCCGCCACAGCGATTAATATGGCGACAGCATACCAGCCCGACTCGAATGCAAATGGAATTACTGCGATCGGAAGACAGAGTAACGCCTGTGTACGAATCAATCGAATTGAGAGCTGCCGTCGGCTGCGCACTTTTTCCGCAAGCCACATACCACAGCTCTGTGCTATCGCCCCAATCAGGAACGGTAATGTCGAGAGTGCTCCAATTTGCAGCGGCGTTCCACCTAGAAAGACCCCTAGCGCCGGAAGATAGGTCTCTCCTGCTCCGATCTTAACGGCATCTAGCTTCGCTTCTTTGATTAAGCCCTTGGCAGATTGTGTCTCTAGAAAACTCACGATCTGTTCAACTCAACAACACACCGTTAGGATAAAGTAACCGAGCAGCCCTTAGAATGGCGATTATAGAGAGGCTATCCTTAATAGCGCCACGATCTACCATCTCTAGGGCCTCAGAAAATGGCATAGATCTAATCCTAAGGAGCTCGGTATCATCTGGGCTTGCATCCCCAGCAGTTAATCCCCGCGCAAGAAAAAGCTCTCCGCGCTCATCTGAGAAGCAGTTGCTAAGGTGCACCTCTCCTCCTAGACGCTCCCACTGCTTGGCGGTAAGACCGGTCTCCTCCTTAAGCTCACGTTGTGCTGCGCTAAGACCAGACTCACCGTGATTGGCCCCACCTTCAGGAATCTCCCACGAATACTCCTCAACCGGATAACGATACTGTCCGACCAGATAGATCTGCATATCATCCGTAAGAGCAACCACCCCAGTTGCTAGTCTGGTTTCAACCACACCGTAAATGCCCACACTCCCCGTAGGAGAGATCACCTGGTCCTCTCGTACCCGGATCCAGGGGTTTTCATAGATAAGCTTAGTGCCCGTATTTTTCCAGGGATTAGTATCAGACATGGGGTTCCTTACGAGGTAATAACGGACTGGAGTTTACTCCATATCGGTCTGGAACGCACTCCACAAAGGCCTTTGAACTGCTCCTGTGCTTGCATCCGGAAACTTCCCTGAAGAGCGATCGATAATACAGGTGTATCCGACGACGAGCCCACCCTCTGATTCAATTTTTTCCGCCGCTTCGAGCATATGGCGTCCTGAAAACACAACATCATCGACGACCATGACCCGTAGTCCCTTAAGATCGGGTCCGAAAAATCTGCCATCTTTTTGGAGGATTACAACCTTACGCCCTCCTGCAACTGCGGCGCTATAGTGGATCCCGCTGTATGCTATGCCAACGACGATATCAAAGGCGTCGTGCTCCAGGTGACCGACGGCATCCGCTGCAAGCCGCGCGTGATCGCTCGGGGTAAGTTGGAAGCAGTCGAAGAACACCGAGCAGACATGCCCACTCGGCACTAGGGTCGGCTTGGGAAAGCGAATTGCAACGCGCTCAACGATAGATTTTGTGGTCTCGTCCATAGGTGTCTATTAAGTATATAGCAAATAACAGCTACCTGTAATCCGAAATCGCACCTATCTCACGTATTATCAATGCGCCGAGATTGAATTAATTCAATAACCTACAGATCGCCTGAAGAAGGAAAGATAAGTAACCATTTAGAATGCTTGCTGGCGCTCAAGCATCTCTAAGTGCCCTGCCCCTTAGCGATTATATAGCGCATCCGATGAGCGGGGATTTCTGAGAGATTTTTTCCAGTAACTTGAACATTAAGGTGATCCTCACGCAGTTGAGGTGTTTGAAAGCTTAAATTAAACAGAGCCGAGATCAAGTGCTAGGCCCACACGCGTTGAAAGCTCGGCTAGGTGTCGCTCCATCGTTTGCATACCAAGCTGGTGCGATGTCTGCATAACGCTATAAAGCTGGTGTGATTTACCTTCTCGGATAAGGTGCCTGACCGCTGTAGTACCGATCAACACCTCAATCGCCGCCACCCGACCACCTCCCGCCCTCTTTATTAAACGCTGACTAATTACGGCCTCCAGCGACTCTGCAAACATCGCCCGAACCTGCGCCTGCTGCTCAGCCGGAAATACATCTATAATCCGATCGACCGTCTTTGCAGCGCTCGCTGTATGCAGGGTAGCCAAAACTAGGTGCCCGGTCTCAGCCGCTGTAAGGGCCAGCTGTATAGTTTCAAGATCTCGCAACTCCCCAACCATAATAACATCGGGGTCCTCGCGTAAAGCCGCACGTAGCGCCGCTGAAAAACTTACAGTATGCCCCCCTACCTCACGCTGCGTTATAAGGGCGCGCTTTGAGGTATGTACGAACTCTATCGGGTCCTCAACCGTAACTATATGCCCCGCCCGTTCTTTATTCAGGTGATCGATCATTGCAGCGAGCGTTGTCGATTTACCCGAACCGGTTGGACCCGTTACCAGCACCAACCCCTTTCCTCTACTAAGGACCTTGGATACCACCTCTGGCATCTCAAGCGCTTGCAGCGACGAGATCTCTTGAGGAATCAAGCGAAACACAACCCCAACACCTCGACTGTGTCGAAACACGTTTACTCGACACCTACCCCCACCTACACAGGTCGAGAGATCCACCTCTTGCCCCTGCTCAAAGAGGTTTAGTTGTTGCGTGCTCAGCATCCCACCAAT
The genomic region above belongs to Pseudomonadota bacterium and contains:
- a CDS encoding paraslipin, whose protein sequence is MIGIVAGVLVLLVITTIFKGAVIVPQQMRYVVERLGQYRDTLDAGFHVLIPYFDIVRYRHSVKEQVIDIPEQVCITSDNVQVAVDGVLYIRIIDAQSASYGIDDYLFGMTQLAQTTLRSEIGKIELDKTFEARAHINSNVVVEVDKAAEAWGVKVLRYEIKNITPPREVITAMEKQMKAEREKRAVILSSEGQRDSAINGAEGEKQRQIKASEASMMAQINTAKGQAEAILEVARATAEGLRMVGQSLEVQGGRLAMELRIAEQYLPEFGRIAQTANTIVIPANLSDVAGVIAMAKGIFKPSTNGGSVSAVEGEAPRINRSQNGEEQSY
- a CDS encoding NfeD family protein, yielding MSCSSSVNLELISDVTVFGDISMSGWFWIAAGLALCIMELVVISGFFLFLLGVSGLLLGLLVLSGLFPTWPIQAAVFSVLAVISWLVFGKRLQGAIGVAKGRADDTKGKEIRVVEEIAPGQLGSGELWGSPWRIKNIDAEVLPAGSECVVVDTEGVTLRVTRKR
- a CDS encoding MFS transporter encodes the protein MSFLETQSAKGLIKEAKLDAVKIGAGETYLPALGVFLGGTPLQIGALSTLPFLIGAIAQSCGMWLAEKVRSRRQLSIRLIRTQALLCLPIAVIPFAFESGWYAVAILIAVAALYQITIGMLAPVWSSLAGDIIPPTSRGEFFGFRNKWMAILTFAGVLFAGQVMHYCSERKMTECGFLVIMTLAGIARYLSASPLSTVSDPLLHVPHEAKFSFWQFISRAKHSNFVKFVFFVSFMNFSAAICGPYFAMYMLNNLSYSYHEYTLVVAAVMLAQFLVMRSWGAISDQFGNRKILTVCGTLVSFNPLLWLISSKLWFVILVQIYSGIFWAGFSLAAANFVFDAVSVSKRARCFAYQAIINGVLVFAGSLLGGFLVTHVPSTWGRQLAYFVEPSPFLVLFAISGVLRAFGVLVILPTFKEVRQVESIRGHQLLIRISSVRPIWDATFAFVSNSYEVVSGRRRGR
- a CDS encoding NUDIX hydrolase encodes the protein MSDTNPWKNTGTKLIYENPWIRVREDQVISPTGSVGIYGVVETRLATGVVALTDDMQIYLVGQYRYPVEEYSWEIPEGGANHGESGLSAAQRELKEETGLTAKQWERLGGEVHLSNCFSDERGELFLARGLTAGDASPDDTELLRIRSMPFSEALEMVDRGAIKDSLSIIAILRAARLLYPNGVLLS
- a CDS encoding phosphoribosyltransferase family protein; translation: MDETTKSIVERVAIRFPKPTLVPSGHVCSVFFDCFQLTPSDHARLAADAVGHLEHDAFDIVVGIAYSGIHYSAAVAGGRKVVILQKDGRFFGPDLKGLRVMVVDDVVFSGRHMLEAAEKIESEGGLVVGYTCIIDRSSGKFPDASTGAVQRPLWSAFQTDME
- a CDS encoding type IV pilus twitching motility protein PilT, which encodes MDIEGIFEVARLKRASDLHLRAGMPPIMRIDGDLEPLAMEVLSNEVIDSIIGGMLSTQQLNLFEQGQEVDLSTCVGGGRCRVNVFRHSRGVGVVFRLIPQEISSLQALEMPEVVSKVLSRGKGLVLVTGPTGSGKSTTLAAMIDHLNKERAGHIVTVEDPIEFVHTSKRALITQREVGGHTVSFSAALRAALREDPDVIMVGELRDLETIQLALTAAETGHLVLATLHTASAAKTVDRIIDVFPAEQQAQVRAMFAESLEAVISQRLIKRAGGGRVAAIEVLIGTTAVRHLIREGKSHQLYSVMQTSHQLGMQTMERHLAELSTRVGLALDLGSV